From Candidatus Poribacteria bacterium:
TCTTGCGGATTGACGGGACCTTGCGTTCCAAATCGTCTCATGTTTTTCTCCTATTGTTTCAGGTGAAAGGTATTGTATCAGATATCTATCTGAAAGTCAATTATGAGTGGTTTATGCGTACGGACGTTTCGGTGAAAAATTCCTTTTTGAAAAAGGAGAGAATGTGTTATAATAGAAGTGTATTTGAACGCGTCAGCGAATGCGTTCGCAATAAGAGAGACGAGTGAATTGAGAAACGAAACGTTATGCTAAAACCGAAACCCAGCATTGACACGATTCAACCCTATCAAGGTGGGAAACCGATCGAAGAAGTCCAGCGCGAGTTCGGTATTACCGATATTATCAAACTGGCATCCAACGAAAATCCGCTGGGTCCCTCGCCATTAGCGACGCAAGCGATTGCTAAGAGTGCCACGCAGGTGCATCTCTATCCCGATGGTAATGCTTACTACCTTAAACGGGATCTCGCACAACATATCGGCATCTCTGAAGATCACCTAATTCTGGGGAACGGATCCAATGACATACTGCAATTAATCGCTGAAGCTTACGTTGCACCTGAGGATGAGGTAGTCTATGCGGCGGGCGCGTTCGTCGTCTACAGCCTTGTAACGAAACTCTGCAGTGCGACAGCAGTCGTCGTACCGATGCAGAAGGATACCCACGACCTCACCGCGATGGCAGCGGCAATTACCGATAAAACGAAGGTGATCTTTGTCGCGAATCCGAATAACCCTACGGGTACGATGGTCACAGCGGACGAGACAGCGGCGTTTATGAAACAGGTACCCGACGATGTGTTGGTTGTTTTTGACGAAGCCTATTATGAGTATGTTTCACGCTCAGACTATCCACAAACGCTCCCTTATGTGCTGGAGGGACGGAACTTCGTCATCACTCGGACGTTCTCTAAAATCTATGGGCTTGCTGGGCTTCGTGTTGGATACGGCATCGCGCCACCCGCGCTGATTGAGACATTGAATCGCGTTCGCCAACCCTTCAATTGCAGTTTGATAGGGCAAGCAGCGGCACGCGCAGCACTAAAAGATACTGATCACGTCGCGAAGAGCCAAGAACACAACAACATCGGTAAAACCTTTCTCTACAATACTTTTGATGACCTTGGACTTCGGTATCGCGAGACTGAGGGCAATTTCATCATGTTACAGGTTGGGCAATCAGGCGCAGATGTCGCCGACGCGCTTCTGAGAAAGGGCGTTATCGTCCGTCCGATAGCGGGCTACGGCTACCCAGATGCGGTGCGTGTGACGATCGGGACACAGCAGGAAAACGAAAAATTTATCACGGCTCTAAGGCACATCTTGTAAGCCCGTATGAAAAAAGTAAAATATCACTAATAACGTTAGCCCGCAACAACGGCGCGGGCGGTTCTTGAAGTAAATCGTTATAGGTTTAATCGCCTGACTGGACGCTTGCGAATCATTAAAAAAATGAAAGAACTCATACAACTCAACAACAAACGTCCTACACGAAAAATCATGGTAGGGAACATCCCGATCGGTGGTGGCAGCCCCATCTCTATCCAGACGATGACAACCACGCTGACACACGACGTTGATGCCACGCTAGCACAGGTAGAGCGATGCGCAGAGGCAGGCGCGCAGATTGTCCGTGTCGCTGTCCCCGCAGAACCGGACGCAAAGGCACTCGGTCCGCTTGTGAAACGCTCCCCAGTCCCGATAGTGTCGGATATCCACTTCAACTACCGGTACGCACTCGCGGCGGTGGATGCAGGTGTAGCGAAGGTTCGCATCAATCCGGGCAACATCGGTAGTGAGAAACGGATTGCGGAGGTGCTATCTGCAGCGAAAGCAGCGAATATCCCGATCCGTATAGGTGTCAATGAGGGGTCGCTTGAGAAGGATTTATTGGATAAATATCCGTCCCCAACAGCGGAGGCTTTGGTAGAGAGC
This genomic window contains:
- the hisC gene encoding histidinol-phosphate transaminase, which encodes MLKPKPSIDTIQPYQGGKPIEEVQREFGITDIIKLASNENPLGPSPLATQAIAKSATQVHLYPDGNAYYLKRDLAQHIGISEDHLILGNGSNDILQLIAEAYVAPEDEVVYAAGAFVVYSLVTKLCSATAVVVPMQKDTHDLTAMAAAITDKTKVIFVANPNNPTGTMVTADETAAFMKQVPDDVLVVFDEAYYEYVSRSDYPQTLPYVLEGRNFVITRTFSKIYGLAGLRVGYGIAPPALIETLNRVRQPFNCSLIGQAAARAALKDTDHVAKSQEHNNIGKTFLYNTFDDLGLRYRETEGNFIMLQVGQSGADVADALLRKGVIVRPIAGYGYPDAVRVTIGTQQENEKFITALRHIL